A section of the Dehalobacter sp. DCM genome encodes:
- a CDS encoding CocE/NonD family hydrolase: MLNKTYPSSEPRYNMIVEENVMVTARDGVKLAVDIYRPDAPGEFPGLFTVSVYGKSTQTFDTPPQPFGGSVFEASIESGDPEYFVSRGYCMVIADYRGIGDSEGEMPGMFSKYEGEDGYDIIEWMAEQPWCDGNIGGVGICYFGFTQLIIAETQPPHLKCIAPWEINLDDFYKRGLYGGGVLHLVWYGLYSGSFPARVGLAPKNIVSAMALELSPEELKKRVDEACQNPDLKQYPYLYQVLKYPYKNPIIFDALLNPLDGPFWQERSYGNKLDQVTIPTYIAGPFHGPFGDCQTAVYNKLTNVPFKKLHLYSKMDDRPWKSGHDELLRWYDYWLKGMDTGIVDEIPCRIEIAGSGKEMETTSWPPENTQWDKLYLAQHGGLQPVPDLHNYEPDSFLQRPFYVSEERGKLTYITAPLPDDVQVCGPPRIKFYASLDQKDTTWRVEVRDADHDGVFPLTSGWHRASLRKRAPEKDTAWEIFHDMTQFDYPTPGEVYEYEIQLRPMSYLFKAGQRIKFEISCVDIPLDASSYDEMWRYCKAQTCLHKIYRDAKHQSVLSLPVMKLK, encoded by the coding sequence ATGTTAAACAAAACCTATCCTTCATCCGAACCCAGGTACAATATGATTGTTGAGGAGAATGTGATGGTCACAGCCAGGGACGGAGTCAAACTGGCAGTGGATATCTACCGTCCGGATGCGCCCGGTGAATTCCCGGGACTGTTTACCGTATCCGTCTATGGCAAGTCGACCCAGACCTTTGATACTCCGCCTCAACCTTTTGGCGGTTCTGTGTTTGAGGCCTCCATTGAATCGGGTGACCCCGAATACTTTGTTTCCCGCGGCTACTGTATGGTAATTGCGGATTATCGCGGTATCGGTGATTCGGAAGGTGAAATGCCGGGGATGTTTTCCAAATATGAAGGTGAAGATGGCTATGACATAATTGAATGGATGGCCGAACAGCCTTGGTGTGACGGTAATATTGGCGGTGTCGGTATTTGCTATTTCGGATTCACTCAGCTGATTATCGCAGAAACCCAACCGCCGCATTTGAAATGTATTGCGCCTTGGGAGATTAATCTTGATGACTTTTACAAACGCGGTCTCTATGGCGGCGGAGTTTTGCACCTTGTTTGGTATGGCTTGTATTCCGGCAGCTTCCCGGCCCGTGTCGGGCTGGCGCCAAAAAACATCGTCTCCGCAATGGCTCTGGAATTGTCGCCAGAAGAACTGAAGAAGCGTGTTGACGAAGCTTGCCAGAATCCGGATCTGAAACAATACCCGTATCTGTATCAGGTTCTGAAGTATCCTTATAAAAATCCCATTATCTTTGATGCGCTCTTAAATCCACTGGATGGCCCCTTCTGGCAGGAGCGCTCCTATGGCAACAAGCTGGATCAGGTAACAATACCTACCTATATTGCAGGTCCTTTCCATGGCCCGTTTGGCGACTGCCAGACCGCTGTTTATAACAAACTGACGAACGTCCCGTTCAAGAAATTGCATTTATACAGCAAGATGGATGACCGCCCCTGGAAGTCCGGTCATGATGAGCTCTTACGCTGGTATGATTATTGGCTTAAGGGCATGGACACCGGAATCGTCGATGAAATCCCTTGCCGGATTGAGATTGCCGGCAGCGGCAAGGAAATGGAAACCACCTCCTGGCCGCCGGAAAATACCCAATGGGATAAACTCTACTTGGCACAGCATGGCGGATTGCAGCCCGTACCCGATCTGCATAATTATGAGCCGGACAGCTTCCTCCAAAGGCCGTTCTATGTATCGGAGGAACGCGGCAAACTGACGTATATCACCGCGCCTCTGCCGGATGATGTTCAGGTATGCGGTCCCCCGCGTATCAAATTCTACGCTTCGTTGGATCAGAAAGATACTACCTGGCGCGTGGAAGTACGTGATGCTGATCATGACGGTGTCTTTCCCCTGACTTCTGGCTGGCACCGGGCTTCCTTAAGAAAACGGGCTCCGGAAAAGGATACGGCTTGGGAAATATTCCACGACATGACCCAGTTTGATTATCCGACACCCGGTGAGGTGTATGAATATGAGATCCAATTGCGCCCGATGTCCTATCTCTTCAAAGCGGGACAACGTATTAAGTTCGAAATTTCCTGTGTGGATATCCCGCTTGATGCTTCCAGTTACGATGAAATGTGGCGTTACTGCAAGGCGCAAACCTGCCTTCATAAAATCTACCGTGACGCGAAACACCAATCAGTATTAAGTCTTCCGGTCATGAAATTGAAGTAA
- a CDS encoding putative quinol monooxygenase, translated as MAKTMAKAKANPERVDEFIAAVSELAVATRAEEGCIFYEMYQEIDEPTTFYFLEEWQSEADLQKHFNTPHFKTFITKMNGVEAGGAEPFHWKRVV; from the coding sequence ATGGCCAAGACCATGGCGAAAGCAAAAGCGAATCCGGAGCGGGTCGACGAATTTATTGCAGCTGTATCCGAGCTTGCTGTAGCAACAAGGGCAGAAGAAGGTTGTATTTTTTATGAAATGTATCAAGAAATTGATGAACCAACGACCTTCTACTTCCTTGAAGAATGGCAAAGTGAAGCAGACCTTCAAAAACATTTTAATACACCGCACTTCAAGACGTTTATCACTAAGATGAATGGGGTAGAAGCCGGTGGAGCTGAGCCATTTCATTGGAAAAGAGTCGTCTAA
- a CDS encoding SDR family NAD(P)-dependent oxidoreductase → MREDRFTGKVAIVTGGASGIGEATVRGFAKEGAKVVIADINAESGQAIVAELKASGQEAAFVHVNVGLTEDCKKIVNFALETYGKIDILVNCAGVLSRHKLEELDENEWDRVVPINAKAYFTTMRLVVPWMAEHGGGTVVNVASLAGVKGDSFETVYAFCKAGIIQMTKDIAHEFGRRGVRLNCISPGATPSALNRHLPELQELINIIPLGRFGEARDQANAILFLASDEASWITGKNLIVDGGDFLGY, encoded by the coding sequence ATGAGAGAAGATCGTTTTACCGGTAAAGTGGCAATCGTAACTGGAGGAGCTTCGGGTATTGGAGAAGCGACAGTCAGAGGGTTTGCCAAAGAAGGGGCTAAAGTCGTGATTGCGGACATTAATGCTGAATCCGGTCAGGCTATCGTTGCCGAACTTAAGGCTTCAGGCCAAGAAGCAGCATTCGTGCATGTCAATGTTGGCTTGACAGAAGATTGCAAAAAGATCGTTAATTTTGCACTGGAAACCTACGGTAAGATTGATATCCTGGTTAATTGTGCCGGAGTGCTTAGCCGTCATAAACTGGAAGAGCTTGACGAAAATGAATGGGACAGAGTTGTACCGATTAACGCGAAAGCCTACTTTACAACCATGCGATTAGTTGTTCCCTGGATGGCGGAACACGGCGGCGGTACTGTTGTTAATGTTGCATCCCTGGCAGGGGTCAAAGGCGATAGTTTTGAAACCGTTTATGCCTTCTGCAAAGCAGGAATTATTCAGATGACGAAGGATATCGCGCATGAATTCGGCAGACGAGGCGTAAGGCTTAATTGTATTAGCCCTGGGGCTACTCCAAGTGCTTTAAACCGGCATTTACCGGAATTGCAGGAGTTGATCAATATTATTCCCCTGGGTAGATTTGGCGAAGCCAGGGATCAGGCCAATGCGATTCTCTTCCTTGCCTCCGATGAAGCCAGCTGGATTACCGGGAAAAACCTGATTGTCGACGGCGGCGATTTCCTGGGATATTAG
- a CDS encoding SDR family NAD(P)-dependent oxidoreductase, protein MTNPISDVKNPMDVTGLNVIVTGGCSGIGWGITLAFAQRGANVAILDCDVQSGEKAVTELTQYGGKYVYIACNIADSQSTLQAAGAARSALGPIDVLVNCAGITAVKPFLDMDKELSEFRKVIDVDLIGTANMTYAVGNIMRNDKRGGLIINISSSSAVRCSGSRELPMTGYVASKAAVNHLTTSWAIEFAEHNIRVNCIMPGPTKSKMDDNLTPEYLERIANSILTRRQGHGMEIGALCVFFASPEGSHLDGVVMPHDGGFNCIN, encoded by the coding sequence ATGACAAATCCAATCTCCGATGTGAAAAATCCGATGGATGTAACGGGACTCAATGTCATTGTCACCGGGGGATGCAGTGGAATCGGGTGGGGTATTACCCTGGCTTTTGCCCAGCGCGGAGCAAATGTGGCTATTTTGGATTGTGATGTCCAATCCGGTGAAAAGGCTGTCACGGAATTGACACAGTATGGCGGCAAATATGTTTATATTGCATGCAATATTGCTGATTCCCAATCGACACTCCAAGCTGCGGGTGCTGCCCGTTCGGCTTTGGGTCCGATCGACGTGCTGGTTAATTGTGCGGGGATAACCGCTGTTAAACCCTTTCTGGACATGGATAAAGAACTGTCGGAATTCCGGAAAGTCATTGATGTCGATCTGATCGGCACGGCAAATATGACCTATGCCGTGGGGAATATCATGCGCAACGATAAACGCGGCGGTTTGATTATTAATATCTCTTCTTCCAGTGCCGTCAGATGTTCCGGATCGCGGGAATTGCCGATGACCGGGTATGTTGCATCTAAAGCGGCCGTCAATCATTTAACGACATCCTGGGCCATCGAATTTGCGGAGCATAATATTCGGGTCAATTGTATCATGCCGGGACCGACGAAATCGAAAATGGATGATAATTTAACGCCGGAATATCTCGAAAGGATTGCCAATTCCATTCTGACCCGCCGTCAAGGCCATGGAATGGAAATCGGCGCACTTTGTGTGTTTTTCGCCTCGCCCGAGGGCAGTCATCTGGACGGGGTCGTAATGCCGCACGATGGCGGATTTAATTGTATCAACTAA
- a CDS encoding FAD-dependent oxidoreductase: MGHNNTDIVVIGSGITGMAAAITAAEGGAKVIMFEKQRSLGGSSNFFEGTFAVESELQRQKYIFYTKDQAFKNIMDYSHWKANPYVVRAIVDESGESISWLMNQGVEIVEATINMPYCPMCYHHVKGYGAAAIKILAMKAKELGVDIRLGTPVTGLLKDGNKVAGIIYEDNGEEVEVAAKAVLIGTGGYANNKEWIKKYAGYELDKDVITVGNTDKMGDGIRMAWEVGAAPAGLGILEMFAAGPVGPDFDMMNGIELVAINPNLWVNNKGIRFCDEALTFFDSPLGNANAMYPYTWRLFDDTLIAYYEKHGVDKGMGFHGLPGTKPANFEKEFNAALARESTEVCMGNSIEELAVKMEVDPAVLKETFEEYNRFCAQGHDEMFAKDPRFLKPLVGPKYYAVRTRTLFLGTMGGIKINGKMEVLDKKDNVIGGLYAGGFDAAGMYGDSYCIESTSGLSSSFALNSGRIAGKNALKYLGIYKVSL, from the coding sequence ATGGGTCATAATAATACCGATATTGTGGTGATTGGTTCCGGGATTACCGGGATGGCGGCAGCGATAACGGCTGCTGAAGGTGGAGCAAAGGTTATTATGTTCGAAAAGCAGCGCTCTTTAGGCGGTTCATCCAACTTTTTTGAAGGTACTTTTGCCGTGGAAAGTGAACTGCAACGCCAAAAGTATATCTTTTACACGAAAGACCAAGCGTTTAAGAATATTATGGACTACAGTCATTGGAAAGCCAATCCGTATGTCGTTCGTGCGATAGTCGATGAATCGGGTGAATCAATTTCCTGGCTGATGAATCAGGGAGTCGAGATCGTAGAGGCGACAATCAATATGCCGTATTGCCCGATGTGTTACCATCATGTCAAAGGTTACGGGGCAGCTGCCATCAAAATCCTGGCAATGAAAGCGAAAGAGCTGGGAGTGGATATCCGACTGGGAACTCCGGTGACCGGACTTCTGAAAGACGGAAACAAAGTTGCCGGTATTATATATGAAGATAACGGTGAGGAAGTCGAAGTTGCGGCGAAGGCGGTTTTGATCGGCACTGGCGGCTATGCCAATAACAAAGAGTGGATCAAAAAATACGCAGGGTACGAACTCGACAAGGATGTTATAACTGTCGGCAATACGGATAAAATGGGGGACGGGATCCGGATGGCCTGGGAAGTCGGGGCTGCCCCTGCAGGCTTAGGCATCTTAGAGATGTTTGCGGCGGGTCCTGTCGGACCGGATTTTGATATGATGAACGGAATCGAACTCGTAGCGATCAATCCGAATCTCTGGGTGAATAATAAAGGCATCCGATTCTGCGATGAGGCACTGACTTTCTTTGACAGTCCGTTAGGGAATGCCAACGCCATGTATCCTTATACCTGGAGACTGTTTGATGACACGCTGATCGCTTATTACGAAAAACATGGCGTGGATAAAGGGATGGGATTCCATGGTCTTCCGGGGACAAAACCGGCCAACTTTGAGAAGGAATTTAACGCGGCTTTGGCCAGGGAAAGCACTGAAGTGTGCATGGGAAATTCCATCGAAGAACTCGCAGTAAAAATGGAAGTGGATCCCGCGGTTCTTAAAGAAACCTTTGAGGAATACAATCGTTTCTGTGCCCAAGGTCATGACGAAATGTTCGCCAAAGACCCGAGATTCCTTAAACCGCTGGTTGGACCGAAATACTATGCAGTCCGTACCCGCACGCTTTTCCTTGGAACGATGGGTGGTATTAAAATTAATGGAAAAATGGAAGTGCTCGATAAGAAGGATAATGTGATCGGAGGCCTTTATGCCGGCGGTTTCGATGCTGCCGGAATGTACGGAGACAGCTATTGCATAGAATCCACTTCCGGTTTATCTTCATCCTTCGCCTTGAATTCCGGCAGAATCGCGGGTAAAAATGCTTTGAAATATCTCGGCATATATAAAGTCAGTTTATAA
- a CDS encoding 4Fe-4S dicluster domain-containing protein encodes MEDNEKNQRSFGRHIVQTSSDISFCAGCNACGIVCSLVHDGVVGPSYNRIFMEKGTQSMVTVIHTCQQCADHPCYEACARKDQAMCLDENGTVFINDDFCIGCKRCIKACVFDPPRINYVKSTDKTKRKAKKCDLCHTRLEGPACVQYCQVSCLKLS; translated from the coding sequence ATGGAAGATAATGAAAAAAACCAGAGATCTTTCGGCAGGCATATTGTGCAGACATCTTCAGATATTTCATTTTGTGCCGGGTGCAACGCGTGCGGAATTGTTTGTTCGCTGGTACACGATGGCGTGGTAGGGCCAAGTTATAACCGAATCTTTATGGAAAAAGGCACGCAATCGATGGTAACGGTGATTCACACCTGTCAGCAATGTGCCGATCATCCCTGTTATGAAGCGTGTGCACGTAAAGACCAAGCGATGTGTCTAGACGAAAACGGGACTGTATTTATAAACGATGATTTTTGCATCGGCTGTAAACGATGTATCAAAGCGTGTGTTTTTGATCCGCCGCGAATCAATTACGTAAAAAGTACGGACAAAACAAAAAGAAAAGCAAAGAAGTGCGACCTATGCCACACTAGGCTGGAAGGGCCTGCCTGTGTTCAGTATTGTCAGGTATCCTGTCTCAAGTTAAGCTGA